A DNA window from Camelina sativa cultivar DH55 chromosome 13, Cs, whole genome shotgun sequence contains the following coding sequences:
- the LOC104734831 gene encoding transcription factor BIM1-like isoform X2 codes for MELPQPRPFKTEGRKPTHDFLSLCSHSTVHPDPKPTPPPSSQGSHLKTHDFLQPLECVGGKEVISRINTPTTASEKPPPPAPPPPLQHVLPGGIGTYTISRIPYFHHHHQRVPKPESSPPMMFTTAAQASGGGNERNRILDENSNSNCSSYAAAASGFTLWDESASVKKGQTRKENNVGERANMRADVAATVGQWPVVERRSQSLTNNHMSGFSSRSSSQGSGLKSQSFMDMIRSAKGSSQEDDLDDEDDFLMKKESSSTSQSHRVDLRVKADVRGSGNDQKLSTPRSKHSATEQRRRSKINDRFQMLRQLIPNSDQKRDKASFLLEVIEYIQFLQEKADKYETSYQGWNHEPAKLLNWRNIQQLVPEGTVAFAPKLEEEKNNIPVPVLATAQGVAIDHPTSATTFPLSIQSNNFFSPVIAGNPVPQFHTRVASSEAVEPTPSSRSQTQPLKEEEEVEDEEILEGNISISSVYSQGLVKTLREALENSGVDLTKASISVEIELAKQSASSFKDHEARGPVSRTRNEDVKQTRKPKRLKTGP; via the exons ATGGAGCTTCCTCAACCTCGTCCCTTCAAAACCGAAG GGAGAAAACCAACACATGATTTTTTATCGCTCTGCAGTCATTCAACCGTCCACCCAGATCCAAAGCCTACACCACCACCTTCCTCTCAAG GTAGTCACTTGAAAACCCATGATTTTCTTCAACCGTTAGAATGTGTTGGTGGTAAAGAAGTGATTAGTAGGATCAACACTCCCACTACTGCGTCCGAGAAGCCACCTCCACCTGCACCTCCACCACCTCTTCAGCACGTGCTTCCTGGTGGTATAGGGACTTACACTATAAGCCGCATTCCTTatttccatcatcatcatcagagagTTCCTAAGCCGGAGTCGTCACCACCGATGATGTTCACTACTGCTGCACAAGCTAGTGGTGGTGGTAATGAAAGAAACAGGATTCTGGACGAGAATTCAAACTCTAACTGCAGCTCCTACGCTGCTGCAGCTAGCGGATTCACTCTCTGGGATGAATCTGCTTCTGTGAAGAAGGGACAGACAAGGAAGGAGAATAATGTTGGGGAGAGAGCAAACATGAGAG CTGATGTTGCAGCTACTGTGGGACAATGGCCAGTGGTGGAACGACGGTCCCAGTCTTTAACAAATAACCATATGAGCGGTTTCAGTTCTCGCTCTTCCTCTCA AGGATCTGGGCTTAAGAGCCAGAGCTTCATGGACATGATAAGGTCAGCAAAAGGAAGTTCACAAGAAGATGATCTAGATGATGAAGACGATTTTCTTATGAAGAAAGAAAGCTCTTCGACTAGCCAAAGCCACAGAG TGGATTTGAGGGTAAAAGCAGATGTGAGAGGCTCTGGTAACGATCAAAAGCTGAGCACACCTAGGTCTAAACATTCTGCTACAGAGCAACGAAGAAGGAGTAAGATCAATGATAG ATTTCAAATGTTGAGACAACTAATACCTAACAGTGACCAAAAGCGGGACAAGGCCTCCTTCTTACTAGAG GTTATCGAGTATATTCAGTTCTTACAGGAGAAAGCAGACAAGTACGAAACCTCTTACCAAGGATGGAATCACGAACCTGCAAAGCTATTGAATTGG AGAAACATTCAACAGCTGGTACCTGAAGGAACCGTTGCTTTTGCTCCAAaactggaagaagagaagaacaacatTCCGGTTCCGGTACTTGCAACAGCTCAAGGCGTTGCTATCGATCATCCAACATCCGCAACGACCTTTCCACTGTCGATTCAAAGCAACAATTTTTTCTCTCCTGTGATTGCGGGTAATCCTGTACCTCAGTTCCACACAAGAGTCGCGTCATCAGAAGCCGTAGAGCCAACCCCGAGTTCTCGGAGTCAAACTCAGccattgaaagaagaagaagaagtagaagatgagGAAATTCTTGAGGGTAACATCAGTATTTCAAGTGTTTACTCACAAGG ATTAGTGAAAACACTGAGAGAAGCATTGGAGAATTCAGGGGTAGACTTGACGAAAGCAAGCATCTCCGTTGAAATCGAGCTCGCTAAACAATCTGCGTCTTCATTCaag GATCATGAAGCTCGAGGACCAGTTTCTCGAACCAGAAACGAGGATGTCAAGCAAACTCGGAAACCAAAACGGCTCAAGACGGGACCATAG
- the LOC104734831 gene encoding transcription factor BIM1-like isoform X1, translating into MELPQPRPFKTEGRKPTHDFLSLCSHSTVHPDPKPTPPPSSQGSHLKTHDFLQPLECVGGKEVISRINTPTTASEKPPPPAPPPPLQHVLPGGIGTYTISRIPYFHHHHQRVPKPESSPPMMFTTAAQASGGGNERNRILDENSNSNCSSYAAAASGFTLWDESASVKKGQTRKENNVGERANMRADVAATVGQWPVVERRSQSLTNNHMSGFSSRSSSQGSGLKSQSFMDMIRSAKGSSQEDDLDDEDDFLMKKESSSTSQSHRVDLRVKADVRGSGNDQKLSTPRSKHSATEQRRRSKINDRFQMLRQLIPNSDQKRDKASFLLEVIEYIQFLQEKADKYETSYQGWNHEPAKLLNWQRNIQQLVPEGTVAFAPKLEEEKNNIPVPVLATAQGVAIDHPTSATTFPLSIQSNNFFSPVIAGNPVPQFHTRVASSEAVEPTPSSRSQTQPLKEEEEVEDEEILEGNISISSVYSQGLVKTLREALENSGVDLTKASISVEIELAKQSASSFKDHEARGPVSRTRNEDVKQTRKPKRLKTGP; encoded by the exons ATGGAGCTTCCTCAACCTCGTCCCTTCAAAACCGAAG GGAGAAAACCAACACATGATTTTTTATCGCTCTGCAGTCATTCAACCGTCCACCCAGATCCAAAGCCTACACCACCACCTTCCTCTCAAG GTAGTCACTTGAAAACCCATGATTTTCTTCAACCGTTAGAATGTGTTGGTGGTAAAGAAGTGATTAGTAGGATCAACACTCCCACTACTGCGTCCGAGAAGCCACCTCCACCTGCACCTCCACCACCTCTTCAGCACGTGCTTCCTGGTGGTATAGGGACTTACACTATAAGCCGCATTCCTTatttccatcatcatcatcagagagTTCCTAAGCCGGAGTCGTCACCACCGATGATGTTCACTACTGCTGCACAAGCTAGTGGTGGTGGTAATGAAAGAAACAGGATTCTGGACGAGAATTCAAACTCTAACTGCAGCTCCTACGCTGCTGCAGCTAGCGGATTCACTCTCTGGGATGAATCTGCTTCTGTGAAGAAGGGACAGACAAGGAAGGAGAATAATGTTGGGGAGAGAGCAAACATGAGAG CTGATGTTGCAGCTACTGTGGGACAATGGCCAGTGGTGGAACGACGGTCCCAGTCTTTAACAAATAACCATATGAGCGGTTTCAGTTCTCGCTCTTCCTCTCA AGGATCTGGGCTTAAGAGCCAGAGCTTCATGGACATGATAAGGTCAGCAAAAGGAAGTTCACAAGAAGATGATCTAGATGATGAAGACGATTTTCTTATGAAGAAAGAAAGCTCTTCGACTAGCCAAAGCCACAGAG TGGATTTGAGGGTAAAAGCAGATGTGAGAGGCTCTGGTAACGATCAAAAGCTGAGCACACCTAGGTCTAAACATTCTGCTACAGAGCAACGAAGAAGGAGTAAGATCAATGATAG ATTTCAAATGTTGAGACAACTAATACCTAACAGTGACCAAAAGCGGGACAAGGCCTCCTTCTTACTAGAG GTTATCGAGTATATTCAGTTCTTACAGGAGAAAGCAGACAAGTACGAAACCTCTTACCAAGGATGGAATCACGAACCTGCAAAGCTATTGAATTGG CAGAGAAACATTCAACAGCTGGTACCTGAAGGAACCGTTGCTTTTGCTCCAAaactggaagaagagaagaacaacatTCCGGTTCCGGTACTTGCAACAGCTCAAGGCGTTGCTATCGATCATCCAACATCCGCAACGACCTTTCCACTGTCGATTCAAAGCAACAATTTTTTCTCTCCTGTGATTGCGGGTAATCCTGTACCTCAGTTCCACACAAGAGTCGCGTCATCAGAAGCCGTAGAGCCAACCCCGAGTTCTCGGAGTCAAACTCAGccattgaaagaagaagaagaagtagaagatgagGAAATTCTTGAGGGTAACATCAGTATTTCAAGTGTTTACTCACAAGG ATTAGTGAAAACACTGAGAGAAGCATTGGAGAATTCAGGGGTAGACTTGACGAAAGCAAGCATCTCCGTTGAAATCGAGCTCGCTAAACAATCTGCGTCTTCATTCaag GATCATGAAGCTCGAGGACCAGTTTCTCGAACCAGAAACGAGGATGTCAAGCAAACTCGGAAACCAAAACGGCTCAAGACGGGACCATAG
- the LOC104734831 gene encoding transcription factor BIM1-like isoform X3 has product MELPQPRPFKTEGRKPTHDFLSLCSHSTVHPDPKPTPPPSSQGSHLKTHDFLQPLECVGGKEVISRINTPTTASEKPPPPAPPPPLQHVLPGGIGTYTISRIPYFHHHHQRVPKPESSPPMMFTTAAQASGGGNERNRILDENSNSNCSSYAAAASGFTLWDESASVKKGQTRKENNVGERANMRATVGQWPVVERRSQSLTNNHMSGFSSRSSSQGSGLKSQSFMDMIRSAKGSSQEDDLDDEDDFLMKKESSSTSQSHRVDLRVKADVRGSGNDQKLSTPRSKHSATEQRRRSKINDRFQMLRQLIPNSDQKRDKASFLLEVIEYIQFLQEKADKYETSYQGWNHEPAKLLNWQRNIQQLVPEGTVAFAPKLEEEKNNIPVPVLATAQGVAIDHPTSATTFPLSIQSNNFFSPVIAGNPVPQFHTRVASSEAVEPTPSSRSQTQPLKEEEEVEDEEILEGNISISSVYSQGLVKTLREALENSGVDLTKASISVEIELAKQSASSFKDHEARGPVSRTRNEDVKQTRKPKRLKTGP; this is encoded by the exons ATGGAGCTTCCTCAACCTCGTCCCTTCAAAACCGAAG GGAGAAAACCAACACATGATTTTTTATCGCTCTGCAGTCATTCAACCGTCCACCCAGATCCAAAGCCTACACCACCACCTTCCTCTCAAG GTAGTCACTTGAAAACCCATGATTTTCTTCAACCGTTAGAATGTGTTGGTGGTAAAGAAGTGATTAGTAGGATCAACACTCCCACTACTGCGTCCGAGAAGCCACCTCCACCTGCACCTCCACCACCTCTTCAGCACGTGCTTCCTGGTGGTATAGGGACTTACACTATAAGCCGCATTCCTTatttccatcatcatcatcagagagTTCCTAAGCCGGAGTCGTCACCACCGATGATGTTCACTACTGCTGCACAAGCTAGTGGTGGTGGTAATGAAAGAAACAGGATTCTGGACGAGAATTCAAACTCTAACTGCAGCTCCTACGCTGCTGCAGCTAGCGGATTCACTCTCTGGGATGAATCTGCTTCTGTGAAGAAGGGACAGACAAGGAAGGAGAATAATGTTGGGGAGAGAGCAAACATGAGAG CTACTGTGGGACAATGGCCAGTGGTGGAACGACGGTCCCAGTCTTTAACAAATAACCATATGAGCGGTTTCAGTTCTCGCTCTTCCTCTCA AGGATCTGGGCTTAAGAGCCAGAGCTTCATGGACATGATAAGGTCAGCAAAAGGAAGTTCACAAGAAGATGATCTAGATGATGAAGACGATTTTCTTATGAAGAAAGAAAGCTCTTCGACTAGCCAAAGCCACAGAG TGGATTTGAGGGTAAAAGCAGATGTGAGAGGCTCTGGTAACGATCAAAAGCTGAGCACACCTAGGTCTAAACATTCTGCTACAGAGCAACGAAGAAGGAGTAAGATCAATGATAG ATTTCAAATGTTGAGACAACTAATACCTAACAGTGACCAAAAGCGGGACAAGGCCTCCTTCTTACTAGAG GTTATCGAGTATATTCAGTTCTTACAGGAGAAAGCAGACAAGTACGAAACCTCTTACCAAGGATGGAATCACGAACCTGCAAAGCTATTGAATTGG CAGAGAAACATTCAACAGCTGGTACCTGAAGGAACCGTTGCTTTTGCTCCAAaactggaagaagagaagaacaacatTCCGGTTCCGGTACTTGCAACAGCTCAAGGCGTTGCTATCGATCATCCAACATCCGCAACGACCTTTCCACTGTCGATTCAAAGCAACAATTTTTTCTCTCCTGTGATTGCGGGTAATCCTGTACCTCAGTTCCACACAAGAGTCGCGTCATCAGAAGCCGTAGAGCCAACCCCGAGTTCTCGGAGTCAAACTCAGccattgaaagaagaagaagaagtagaagatgagGAAATTCTTGAGGGTAACATCAGTATTTCAAGTGTTTACTCACAAGG ATTAGTGAAAACACTGAGAGAAGCATTGGAGAATTCAGGGGTAGACTTGACGAAAGCAAGCATCTCCGTTGAAATCGAGCTCGCTAAACAATCTGCGTCTTCATTCaag GATCATGAAGCTCGAGGACCAGTTTCTCGAACCAGAAACGAGGATGTCAAGCAAACTCGGAAACCAAAACGGCTCAAGACGGGACCATAG
- the LOC104734831 gene encoding transcription factor BIM1-like isoform X4 → MMFTTAAQASGGGNERNRILDENSNSNCSSYAAAASGFTLWDESASVKKGQTRKENNVGERANMRADVAATVGQWPVVERRSQSLTNNHMSGFSSRSSSQGSGLKSQSFMDMIRSAKGSSQEDDLDDEDDFLMKKESSSTSQSHRVDLRVKADVRGSGNDQKLSTPRSKHSATEQRRRSKINDRFQMLRQLIPNSDQKRDKASFLLEVIEYIQFLQEKADKYETSYQGWNHEPAKLLNWQRNIQQLVPEGTVAFAPKLEEEKNNIPVPVLATAQGVAIDHPTSATTFPLSIQSNNFFSPVIAGNPVPQFHTRVASSEAVEPTPSSRSQTQPLKEEEEVEDEEILEGNISISSVYSQGLVKTLREALENSGVDLTKASISVEIELAKQSASSFKDHEARGPVSRTRNEDVKQTRKPKRLKTGP, encoded by the exons ATGATGTTCACTACTGCTGCACAAGCTAGTGGTGGTGGTAATGAAAGAAACAGGATTCTGGACGAGAATTCAAACTCTAACTGCAGCTCCTACGCTGCTGCAGCTAGCGGATTCACTCTCTGGGATGAATCTGCTTCTGTGAAGAAGGGACAGACAAGGAAGGAGAATAATGTTGGGGAGAGAGCAAACATGAGAG CTGATGTTGCAGCTACTGTGGGACAATGGCCAGTGGTGGAACGACGGTCCCAGTCTTTAACAAATAACCATATGAGCGGTTTCAGTTCTCGCTCTTCCTCTCA AGGATCTGGGCTTAAGAGCCAGAGCTTCATGGACATGATAAGGTCAGCAAAAGGAAGTTCACAAGAAGATGATCTAGATGATGAAGACGATTTTCTTATGAAGAAAGAAAGCTCTTCGACTAGCCAAAGCCACAGAG TGGATTTGAGGGTAAAAGCAGATGTGAGAGGCTCTGGTAACGATCAAAAGCTGAGCACACCTAGGTCTAAACATTCTGCTACAGAGCAACGAAGAAGGAGTAAGATCAATGATAG ATTTCAAATGTTGAGACAACTAATACCTAACAGTGACCAAAAGCGGGACAAGGCCTCCTTCTTACTAGAG GTTATCGAGTATATTCAGTTCTTACAGGAGAAAGCAGACAAGTACGAAACCTCTTACCAAGGATGGAATCACGAACCTGCAAAGCTATTGAATTGG CAGAGAAACATTCAACAGCTGGTACCTGAAGGAACCGTTGCTTTTGCTCCAAaactggaagaagagaagaacaacatTCCGGTTCCGGTACTTGCAACAGCTCAAGGCGTTGCTATCGATCATCCAACATCCGCAACGACCTTTCCACTGTCGATTCAAAGCAACAATTTTTTCTCTCCTGTGATTGCGGGTAATCCTGTACCTCAGTTCCACACAAGAGTCGCGTCATCAGAAGCCGTAGAGCCAACCCCGAGTTCTCGGAGTCAAACTCAGccattgaaagaagaagaagaagtagaagatgagGAAATTCTTGAGGGTAACATCAGTATTTCAAGTGTTTACTCACAAGG ATTAGTGAAAACACTGAGAGAAGCATTGGAGAATTCAGGGGTAGACTTGACGAAAGCAAGCATCTCCGTTGAAATCGAGCTCGCTAAACAATCTGCGTCTTCATTCaag GATCATGAAGCTCGAGGACCAGTTTCTCGAACCAGAAACGAGGATGTCAAGCAAACTCGGAAACCAAAACGGCTCAAGACGGGACCATAG